A window of Pseudodesulfovibrio hydrargyri contains these coding sequences:
- the rpoB gene encoding DNA-directed RNA polymerase subunit beta: MGQLRKKFGKIVNTLPIPHLLELQVDSYNRFLQADTPPASRGDFGLEGVFRSVFPIEDFNKTASLDFVSYEIGEPKYDVDECISKGLTFETPIRITVRLVVFDVDEETDNRTIRDIKEQDIYFGTLPLMTEKGTYVINGTERVIVNQLQRSPGIIFEHDSGKSHSSRKVLYSSRIIPMRGSWLDFDFDHKDILYVRIDRRRKMPVTILLKAMGLSRADILDYFYDLESYTLLKTKVTRTVVAEQYRKETAFADVEVDGKVLLKKGTDITRGAWKKLIRSEVKTIEVDPDSLLGQFLARDMVDKNGEVIAEAAEEVTPDLLDKLRDAKIKDLDVLHTRGMEVSSSLRDTLLLDKTTDMESAQIEIYRRLRPSSPPTPEIAASFFENLFRSSDYYDLSSVGRYKLNSRLNQEVDLSIRTLTNEDILLAVKELMRLKDSHGPADDIDHLGNRRVRPVGELVENQYRIGLVRMERAIKERMSLQEVATLMPHDLINPKPVAAVLKEFFGTSQLSQFMDQTNPLSEVTHKRRLSALGPGGLTRERAGFEVRDVHTSHYGRICPIETPEGPNIGLIVSLTTYAKVNDYGFIETPYRKVVDKKITNEINYMDASKEAKEVVAQANAPLDANGVFTNPRVNARLAGDVQLTAAEDVTCMDISPSQTVSISAALIPFLEHDDANRALMGSNMMRQAVPLLQAEEPLVGTDMEGPVARDSGACVLAKEDGVIHYVDAERIIINYDNGLFPESGGSKHYELQKWHKSNQNSCFGQTPRVQVGQRVRKGDVLADGPGIDHGELALGKNLLVAFMPWCGFNYEDSVLISERMVKEDVYTSIHIEEFELVARDTKLGPEEVTRDISNVSEEMLRNLDECGIIRIGARIKPDDIMVGKITPKGETQLTPEEKLLRAIFGDKARDVKNTSLKVPPGISGTIVDVKVFNRRSGEKDDRTKAIEDAELAAFDVKEQKHVAALTDAIRDKIWTVLEGATLKKDLIGPKKTALGKTGEVIDREAVDAVPVKKLIGLFDREANDQLKLITADYEQQIAFIKNIYDVKREKVTEGDDLPPGVIKMVKVYVAVKRKLSVGDKMAGRHGNKGVVSCILPEEDMPFFEDGTSMDIVLNPLGVPSRMNIGQIMETHLGMAGRKLGQQVQLMLEESDKSLKAIREEVKSILDTADMNELIDSMSDEEFVDAVKKLKNGIVAKTPVFDGAEEDGIWGWLEKAGLASDGKFVLYDGRTGEPFHNRVTVGIMYYLKLHHLVDEKIHARSTGPYSLVTQQPLGGKAQFGGQRLGEMEVWALEAYGAAYLLQEFLTVKSDDVQGRVKMYEKIVKGDNFLEAGLPESFNVLVKELMSLGLDVTLHYEDRKRPGQPQQPVAIPAGPKPLVD; encoded by the coding sequence ATGGGTCAACTGAGAAAAAAATTCGGCAAAATCGTCAACACGCTCCCCATCCCGCACCTGCTGGAGCTTCAGGTGGATTCGTACAATCGTTTCCTCCAGGCGGATACTCCGCCGGCCAGCCGGGGCGACTTCGGGCTCGAGGGCGTGTTCAGGTCCGTTTTTCCCATTGAAGATTTCAACAAGACCGCTAGCCTTGATTTCGTGTCCTATGAAATCGGCGAACCAAAATACGACGTCGATGAGTGCATCTCCAAGGGCCTGACCTTTGAGACGCCCATCCGTATCACCGTCCGTCTCGTAGTTTTTGACGTGGATGAAGAGACCGACAACCGCACGATTCGCGACATCAAGGAACAGGACATATACTTCGGGACGCTCCCGCTGATGACGGAGAAGGGCACGTATGTCATCAACGGCACCGAGCGCGTCATCGTGAACCAGCTGCAGCGCTCCCCGGGCATCATCTTCGAGCATGACTCGGGCAAGTCCCACTCCAGCCGCAAGGTCCTTTATTCGAGCCGCATCATTCCCATGCGCGGGTCCTGGCTGGACTTCGACTTCGACCACAAGGACATCCTGTACGTCCGCATCGACCGCCGCCGCAAGATGCCCGTGACCATCCTGCTGAAGGCCATGGGACTGTCGCGCGCCGACATCCTCGACTACTTCTACGACCTCGAGTCCTACACCCTGCTCAAGACCAAGGTTACGCGCACGGTGGTGGCGGAGCAGTACCGCAAGGAAACCGCCTTTGCCGATGTCGAGGTTGACGGGAAGGTCCTTCTCAAGAAGGGCACCGATATCACCCGGGGCGCCTGGAAGAAGCTCATCCGCAGCGAGGTCAAGACCATCGAGGTCGACCCCGACTCCCTGCTGGGTCAGTTCCTGGCGCGCGACATGGTCGACAAGAACGGCGAGGTTATCGCCGAGGCGGCCGAGGAGGTCACTCCGGATCTGCTCGACAAGCTGCGTGATGCCAAGATCAAGGATTTGGACGTGCTGCACACTCGCGGCATGGAGGTTTCCTCCTCCCTGCGCGACACCCTGCTGCTCGACAAGACCACGGATATGGAGTCCGCCCAGATCGAGATCTACCGCAGGCTGCGTCCCAGCTCCCCGCCCACGCCCGAGATCGCGGCCAGCTTCTTCGAGAACCTGTTCCGCTCCTCCGACTACTACGACCTGTCCAGCGTGGGCCGCTACAAGCTCAACTCCCGCCTGAACCAGGAAGTGGACCTGTCCATCCGCACCCTGACCAACGAGGACATCCTCCTCGCGGTCAAGGAACTCATGCGCCTCAAGGACTCCCACGGCCCGGCGGACGATATCGACCATCTGGGCAACCGCCGCGTGCGGCCCGTGGGCGAACTGGTCGAGAACCAGTACCGCATCGGCCTGGTCCGCATGGAGCGCGCCATCAAGGAGCGCATGTCCCTGCAGGAAGTGGCCACCCTGATGCCCCATGACCTGATCAACCCCAAGCCGGTTGCGGCCGTGCTCAAGGAGTTCTTCGGAACCTCCCAGCTCAGCCAGTTCATGGACCAGACCAACCCGCTCTCCGAGGTCACCCACAAGCGCCGCCTGTCGGCCCTGGGACCCGGCGGCCTGACCCGCGAACGCGCGGGCTTCGAAGTGCGCGACGTGCACACCTCGCACTACGGCCGCATCTGCCCCATCGAGACGCCGGAAGGTCCGAACATCGGTCTGATCGTCTCCCTGACCACCTACGCCAAGGTCAACGACTACGGTTTCATCGAGACCCCGTACCGCAAGGTGGTGGACAAGAAGATCACCAACGAGATCAATTACATGGACGCCTCCAAAGAGGCCAAGGAAGTGGTGGCCCAGGCCAACGCTCCCCTGGACGCGAACGGCGTCTTCACCAATCCGCGCGTCAACGCGCGCCTGGCCGGCGACGTCCAGCTGACCGCTGCCGAGGACGTCACCTGCATGGACATCAGCCCGAGCCAGACGGTCTCCATCTCGGCCGCGCTGATTCCGTTCCTGGAGCATGACGACGCCAACCGCGCGCTCATGGGCTCCAACATGATGCGCCAGGCCGTGCCTCTTCTCCAGGCCGAGGAGCCGCTCGTCGGCACCGACATGGAGGGCCCGGTCGCCCGCGACTCCGGGGCCTGCGTGCTGGCCAAGGAGGACGGCGTGATCCACTACGTGGACGCCGAGCGGATCATCATCAACTACGACAACGGACTGTTCCCCGAATCCGGCGGCTCCAAGCACTACGAGCTGCAGAAGTGGCACAAGTCCAACCAGAACTCCTGCTTCGGCCAGACGCCTCGCGTCCAGGTCGGGCAGCGGGTCAGAAAGGGCGACGTCCTGGCCGACGGCCCGGGCATCGACCACGGCGAGCTGGCGCTCGGCAAGAACCTGCTGGTGGCCTTCATGCCCTGGTGCGGTTTCAACTACGAGGACTCCGTCCTCATCTCCGAGCGCATGGTCAAGGAAGACGTCTACACCTCGATCCACATCGAGGAGTTCGAACTGGTCGCCCGCGACACCAAGCTCGGACCCGAGGAAGTGACCCGGGACATCTCCAACGTCTCCGAGGAAATGCTTCGGAACCTGGACGAGTGCGGCATCATCCGCATCGGCGCCCGGATCAAGCCCGACGACATCATGGTCGGCAAGATCACGCCCAAGGGCGAGACCCAGCTGACTCCGGAAGAGAAGCTGCTGCGCGCCATCTTCGGCGACAAGGCCCGCGACGTGAAAAACACCTCCCTGAAGGTGCCGCCGGGAATCTCCGGCACCATCGTCGACGTCAAGGTCTTCAACCGCCGCTCGGGCGAGAAGGACGACCGCACCAAGGCCATCGAGGACGCCGAACTGGCCGCCTTCGACGTCAAGGAGCAGAAGCACGTCGCCGCCCTGACCGACGCGATCCGCGACAAGATCTGGACCGTGCTCGAAGGCGCCACGCTGAAGAAGGACCTGATCGGTCCCAAGAAGACCGCGCTCGGCAAGACCGGCGAGGTCATCGATCGCGAGGCCGTGGACGCCGTCCCGGTCAAGAAGCTCATCGGCCTGTTCGACCGCGAGGCCAACGACCAGCTCAAGCTGATCACGGCCGACTACGAGCAGCAGATCGCCTTCATCAAGAACATATATGACGTCAAGCGCGAGAAGGTGACCGAGGGCGACGACCTGCCCCCGGGCGTGATCAAGATGGTCAAGGTCTACGTCGCGGTGAAGCGCAAGCTCTCCGTGGGCGACAAGATGGCCGGCCGCCACGGCAACAAGGGTGTCGTGTCCTGCATCCTGCCCGAGGAGGACATGCCGTTCTTCGAGGACGGCACCTCCATGGACATCGTCCTGAACCCCCTGGGCGTTCCCTCCCGAATGAACATCGGGCAGATCATGGAAACGCACCTGGGCATGGCCGGACGCAAGCTCGGCCAGCAGGTCCAGCTGATGCTCGAGGAGAGCGACAAGTCGCTCAAGGCCATCCGCGAGGAGGTCAAGTCCATCCTCGACACCGCCGACATGAACGAGCTCATCGACTCCATGTCCGACGAGGAGTTCGTGGACGCGGTCAAGAAGCTGAAGAACGGCATCGTCGCCAAGACCCCGGTCTTCGACGGCGCCGAGGAGGACGGCATCTGGGGCTGGCTGGAAAAGGCCGGTCTCGCCTCGGACGGCAAGTTCGTGCTCTACGACGGCCGCACCGGCGAACCCTTCCACAACCGGGTCACCGTGGGCATCATGTACTACCTGAAGCTGCACCACCTGGTCGACGAGAAGATCCATGCCCGGTCCACCGGCCCGTACTCCCTGGTCACGCAGCAGCCCCTGGGCGGTAAGGCCCAGTTCGGCGGCCAGCGTCTGGGCGAGATGGAAGTCTGGGCCCTTGAGGCCTATGGCGCCGCCTATCTTCTGCAGGAGTTCCTGACCGTCAAGTCCGACGACGTCCAGGGCCGTGTGAAGATGTACGAGAAGATCGTCAAGGGCGACAACTTCCTGGAAGCCGGTCTGCCGGAATCCTTCAACGTCCTGGTCAAGGAACTCATGTCGCTGGGTCTGGACGTGACCCTGCATTACGAGGACCGCAAGCGTCCCGGCCAGCCGCAGCAGCCCGTCGCCATTCCGGCGGGACCCAAGCCGCTGGTGGACTAG
- the rpoC gene encoding DNA-directed RNA polymerase subunit beta' — translation MTLDDLFTLRGAPNAAAQGRNLKAIQISIAAPETIREWSYGEVKKPETINYRTFKPERDGLFCAKIFGPVKDYECNCGKYKRMKHRGIVCEKCGVEVIASKVRRERMGHIELAAPVAHIWFLKTLPSKIGTLLDITMADLEKVLYFDSFIVLDPGETPLKKHQVVSEDQYFQVIDHFGEDALTVGMGAETVRTMLQALDLPTLRAELREESQTTRSQTKKKKITKRLKIVEAFLESGNKPEWMIMEVIPIIPPELRPLVPLDGGRFATSDLNDLYRRVINRNNRLKRLLELGAPEIIIRNEKRMLQEAVDALFDNGRRGRAITGTNGRPLKSLSDMIKGKQGRFRQNLLGKRVDYSGRSVIVVGPKLKLHQCGLPKKMALELFKPFIYSELEKREIATTIKSAKKMVEREDLVVWDILEDVVREYPIMLNRAPTLHRLGIQAFEPTLVEGKAIQLHPLVCSAYNADFDGDQMAVHVPLSVEAQIECRVLMMSSNNILSPSNGSPIINPSQDIVLGLYYLTTPRSFEKGEGMIFSSPEEVISAYDFGAVGIHARIKVRMNGEILETTTGRIIVSELLPEDVPFELVNCVLNKKNIAALVSGAYRLAGTKATVILCDRIKDLGYEYATRAGVTIGVKDLKIPASKPKMLETANAEVDEIENQFQDGIITRTEKYNKIVDVWTKVTNDISNEMMQEMSTDVLTDPKTGNTEVNSSFNPIYMMATSGARGNQDQMRQLAGMRGLMAKPSGEIIETPITASFREGLSVLQYFISTHGARKGLADTALKTANSGYLTRRLVDVVQDVTVSELDCGTVDGLELTHYIKGGEIKQRLAERVLGRVTMFDTYDEETGELVIPSNTMIDAQYAKKLDASGVNSIVIRSGLTCKSKQGVCAMCYGRDLARGHLVNVGETVGIIAAQSIGEPGTQLTMRTFHIGGTASKEIESSSIESQHNGRVITSRMRTVANSDGDKMVLGKSCQVGIVDEQGREREKYVLPSGARLLVDEGQEVKKGTPLAEWDPYMEPFIVDVSGTIKFKDIIEGKTVQEDRTSKASFTIMEYRTTNFRPAVTLLGDDGKAVYRPGTEIDANFAMPVGAILMVKDGDKVRAGDVIARKPRESSKTKDIVGGLPRVAELFEVRKPKDLGVVSSIDGIVTFGPETKGKRKVVVTPETGDAQEFLIPKGKHITVQESDFVEAGDLLTEGSPELHDILRIKGEKHLARYLVEEIQDVYRFQGVNINDKHIEIIVRQMLKKVSILNPGSTSFLIGEQVDKLRFMEENAKVTAEGGTPAVAETLVLGITQASLSTDSFISAASFQETTKVLTEASLKGKTDYLHGLKENVIVGRLVPAGTGFRKYTDSEISVPDQPERPDKFLEELEESPLLVDVPTV, via the coding sequence ATGACGTTGGACGATCTGTTCACCTTACGTGGAGCGCCGAACGCAGCCGCACAAGGCCGTAACCTGAAGGCTATCCAGATATCCATAGCTGCGCCCGAAACCATCCGGGAGTGGTCCTACGGTGAAGTCAAGAAACCGGAGACCATCAACTACCGGACCTTCAAACCGGAACGGGACGGCCTGTTCTGCGCCAAGATCTTCGGCCCGGTGAAGGACTACGAGTGCAACTGCGGCAAATATAAGCGCATGAAGCATCGCGGCATCGTCTGCGAGAAGTGCGGCGTCGAGGTCATCGCCTCCAAGGTCCGGCGCGAGCGCATGGGCCACATCGAACTGGCCGCGCCCGTGGCGCACATCTGGTTCCTGAAGACCTTGCCGTCCAAGATCGGCACGCTGCTCGACATCACCATGGCCGACCTGGAAAAGGTCCTGTACTTCGACTCGTTCATCGTGCTCGATCCGGGCGAGACCCCGCTCAAAAAGCACCAGGTCGTGTCCGAGGACCAGTACTTCCAGGTCATCGACCACTTCGGCGAGGACGCCCTGACCGTGGGCATGGGTGCCGAGACCGTCCGGACCATGCTCCAGGCTCTCGACCTGCCGACCCTGCGCGCCGAACTGCGCGAGGAGTCCCAGACCACCCGGTCTCAGACCAAGAAGAAGAAAATCACCAAGCGGCTGAAGATCGTCGAGGCCTTCCTCGAGTCCGGCAACAAGCCCGAGTGGATGATCATGGAAGTGATTCCCATCATCCCGCCCGAACTGCGCCCGCTGGTCCCCCTGGACGGCGGCCGTTTCGCCACCTCGGACCTCAACGACCTGTACCGCCGCGTCATCAACCGCAACAATCGGCTCAAGCGGCTGCTCGAGCTCGGCGCGCCCGAGATCATCATCCGCAACGAGAAGCGCATGTTGCAGGAGGCCGTTGACGCCCTGTTCGACAACGGCCGCCGCGGCCGGGCCATCACCGGCACCAACGGCCGCCCGCTCAAGTCCCTGTCCGACATGATCAAGGGCAAGCAGGGCCGGTTCCGCCAGAACCTGCTCGGCAAGCGCGTCGACTACTCCGGCCGTTCGGTCATCGTGGTCGGTCCCAAGCTGAAGCTGCACCAGTGCGGCCTGCCCAAGAAGATGGCGCTCGAGCTGTTCAAGCCGTTCATCTACTCCGAGCTCGAGAAGCGCGAGATCGCCACGACCATCAAGTCCGCCAAGAAGATGGTCGAGCGCGAGGACCTGGTCGTCTGGGATATCCTGGAGGACGTGGTCCGCGAATACCCGATCATGCTCAACCGCGCCCCGACCCTGCACCGCCTCGGCATCCAGGCCTTCGAGCCCACTCTTGTTGAGGGCAAGGCCATCCAGCTGCATCCGCTCGTCTGCTCCGCCTACAACGCGGACTTCGACGGCGACCAGATGGCCGTGCACGTGCCGCTTTCCGTGGAGGCGCAGATCGAGTGCCGCGTGCTGATGATGTCGTCCAACAACATCCTCAGCCCGTCCAACGGCTCGCCGATCATCAACCCGTCCCAGGACATCGTCCTCGGGTTGTACTACCTGACCACGCCGCGCTCCTTCGAGAAGGGCGAGGGCATGATCTTCTCGAGCCCCGAGGAGGTCATCTCCGCCTACGACTTCGGCGCGGTCGGCATCCACGCCCGCATCAAGGTGCGCATGAACGGCGAGATCCTCGAGACCACCACCGGCCGCATCATCGTTTCCGAGCTGCTGCCCGAGGATGTCCCGTTCGAGTTGGTCAACTGCGTGCTGAACAAGAAGAATATCGCCGCCCTGGTCTCCGGCGCCTACCGTCTGGCGGGCACCAAGGCCACGGTCATCCTGTGCGACCGCATCAAGGACCTTGGTTACGAGTACGCCACTCGCGCCGGTGTGACCATCGGCGTCAAGGACCTGAAGATTCCGGCCAGCAAGCCCAAGATGCTGGAAACGGCCAATGCCGAAGTGGACGAGATCGAGAACCAGTTCCAGGACGGCATCATCACCCGTACCGAGAAATACAACAAGATCGTCGACGTCTGGACCAAGGTGACCAACGACATCTCCAACGAAATGATGCAGGAGATGTCCACCGACGTGCTGACCGATCCCAAGACCGGCAACACCGAGGTCAACTCGAGCTTCAACCCCATCTACATGATGGCCACCTCCGGCGCTCGAGGCAACCAGGACCAGATGCGGCAGCTGGCCGGCATGCGCGGCCTGATGGCCAAGCCCTCGGGCGAGATCATCGAGACCCCGATCACCGCGAGCTTCCGCGAAGGTCTGTCCGTCCTGCAGTACTTCATCTCCACCCACGGCGCCCGGAAGGGTCTGGCCGACACCGCGCTCAAGACCGCGAACTCCGGCTACCTGACCCGCCGCCTGGTCGACGTCGTCCAGGACGTGACCGTGTCCGAGCTGGACTGCGGCACCGTGGACGGTCTGGAGCTGACCCACTACATCAAGGGCGGCGAGATCAAGCAGCGGTTGGCCGAGCGAGTGCTGGGCCGCGTGACCATGTTCGACACCTACGACGAGGAGACCGGCGAGTTGGTCATCCCGTCCAACACCATGATCGATGCGCAGTACGCCAAGAAGCTCGACGCTTCCGGCGTGAACTCCATCGTCATCCGCTCCGGCCTGACCTGCAAATCCAAGCAGGGCGTCTGCGCCATGTGCTACGGACGCGATCTGGCCCGCGGCCATCTGGTCAACGTGGGTGAGACCGTCGGCATCATCGCCGCGCAGTCCATCGGCGAGCCCGGCACCCAGCTGACCATGCGTACCTTCCACATCGGCGGTACCGCATCCAAGGAAATCGAGTCCTCGAGCATTGAGTCCCAGCACAACGGCCGCGTGATCACCTCGCGCATGCGCACCGTCGCCAACTCCGACGGCGACAAGATGGTCCTGGGCAAGAGCTGCCAGGTCGGCATCGTGGACGAGCAGGGCCGCGAGCGCGAGAAATACGTGCTCCCGTCCGGCGCCCGCCTGCTGGTGGACGAGGGCCAGGAGGTCAAGAAGGGCACTCCGCTGGCCGAATGGGATCCGTACATGGAGCCGTTCATCGTCGACGTGTCCGGTACCATCAAGTTCAAGGACATCATCGAAGGGAAGACCGTCCAGGAGGACCGTACCTCCAAGGCGTCCTTCACCATCATGGAATACCGCACGACCAACTTCCGTCCGGCCGTCACCCTGTTGGGCGACGACGGCAAGGCCGTGTACCGTCCCGGCACCGAGATCGACGCCAACTTCGCCATGCCCGTGGGAGCCATTCTCATGGTCAAGGACGGCGACAAGGTCCGCGCCGGCGACGTCATCGCGCGCAAGCCGCGTGAATCCTCCAAGACCAAGGACATCGTCGGCGGTCTGCCGCGCGTTGCCGAGCTCTTCGAGGTGCGCAAGCCCAAGGACCTGGGTGTGGTCTCGTCCATCGACGGCATCGTCACCTTCGGCCCCGAGACCAAGGGCAAGCGAAAGGTCGTGGTCACTCCCGAGACCGGTGACGCCCAGGAATTCCTCATTCCCAAGGGCAAGCACATCACCGTCCAGGAGTCCGACTTCGTCGAGGCCGGCGACCTGCTGACCGAAGGCTCCCCGGAGCTGCACGACATCCTGCGGATCAAGGGCGAGAAGCACCTGGCCCGCTACCTGGTCGAAGAGATCCAGGACGTGTACCGCTTCCAGGGCGTCAACATCAACGACAAGCACATCGAGATCATCGTGCGCCAGATGCTCAAGAAGGTCTCGATCCTGAACCCCGGCTCCACCTCCTTCCTCATCGGCGAGCAGGTGGACAAGCTGCGGTTCATGGAGGAGAACGCCAAGGTCACGGCCGAGGGCGGCACGCCCGCGGTGGCCGAGACCCTGGTCCTGGGCATCACCCAGGCCTCCCTGTCCACGGACTCCTTCATCTCGGCCGCCTCGTTCCAGGAGACCACCAAGGTCTTGACCGAGGCCTCCCTGAAGGGCAAGACCGACTACCTGCACGGTCTGAAGGAAAACGTCATTGTCGGCCGGTTGGTGCCCGCCGGTACCGGATTCCGCAAGTACACGGACTCCGAGATCAGCGTGCCCGACCAGCCCGAGCGCCCCGACAAGTTCCTTGAGGAGCTGGAGGAAAGCCCGCTCCTGGTGGACGTGCCGACGGTGTAG
- the rpsL gene encoding 30S ribosomal protein S12, producing the protein MPTINQLIRKGREAQPKRKKTPALMECPQRRGVCTRVYTTTPKKPNSALRKVARVRLTNGMEVTAYIGGEGHNLQEHSVVLIRGGRVKDLPGVRYHIVRGTLDTSGVDDRRRGRSKYGTKRPK; encoded by the coding sequence ATGCCCACCATTAACCAGCTCATCCGCAAAGGCCGCGAAGCGCAGCCCAAGCGGAAGAAAACCCCGGCCCTGATGGAATGCCCTCAGCGTCGAGGCGTTTGCACCAGGGTGTACACCACGACCCCGAAGAAGCCGAACTCCGCGCTTCGTAAGGTCGCCCGCGTGCGCCTGACCAACGGCATGGAAGTCACCGCCTACATCGGTGGTGAGGGCCATAACCTGCAGGAACACTCCGTGGTCCTGATCCGCGGCGGCCGTGTGAAGGACCTTCCCGGTGTCCGTTACCACATCGTTCGCGGTACCCTCGATACCTCCGGTGTCGACGATCGTCGCCGCGGCCGTTCCAAGTACGGCACCAAGCGCCCGAAATAA
- the rpsG gene encoding 30S ribosomal protein S7 — protein sequence MPRKGPVAKRQILPDPVYGSKLITRFINRLMLDGKKSTAERIFYKAIEILAEKTNEDPLRAFEKCLDNIRPALEVKSRRVGGATYQVPMEVRPDRQTALAIRWAIGYARGRGEKGMVARLSGELLDAFNNRGGAVKKREDTHKMAEANKAFAHYRW from the coding sequence ATGCCTCGTAAAGGTCCTGTCGCCAAGCGGCAGATCCTGCCGGATCCTGTATACGGCAGCAAGCTCATCACCCGCTTCATCAACCGTCTGATGCTGGACGGCAAGAAGTCCACTGCGGAACGAATTTTCTACAAGGCCATCGAAATCCTGGCCGAGAAGACCAACGAAGACCCGCTGCGCGCCTTCGAGAAGTGCCTGGACAACATCCGTCCGGCCCTGGAGGTCAAGTCCCGCCGTGTCGGCGGTGCCACCTACCAGGTGCCCATGGAAGTCCGTCCCGACCGCCAGACCGCCCTGGCCATCCGCTGGGCCATCGGTTACGCACGCGGCCGCGGCGAGAAGGGCATGGTCGCCCGCCTGTCCGGCGAACTGCTTGACGCTTTCAACAACCGTGGCGGCGCAGTGAAGAAGCGCGAAGACACCCACAAGATGGCCGAAGCCAACAAGGCTTTCGCTCACTACCGTTGGTAG